One genomic region from Streptomyces sp. NBC_01431 encodes:
- a CDS encoding tautomerase family protein, whose product MPFVRIDALGADSDRLDALGRAVHDALVESIGIPPDDRFQVLVGHDGVSSTLRYDNYLGIPRDHGIVYISITMRSGRTPGQKQALYRRIAELAHAYAGTEPGNVFVTVTENESIDWSLGNGLTQYAP is encoded by the coding sequence ATGCCGTTTGTCCGCATCGACGCGCTGGGAGCCGACAGCGATCGCCTGGACGCCCTCGGCCGCGCAGTCCACGACGCCCTGGTCGAGAGCATCGGCATCCCGCCCGACGACCGCTTCCAGGTCCTGGTCGGCCACGACGGGGTGAGCAGCACACTGCGCTACGACAACTACCTCGGGATCCCCCGCGACCACGGCATCGTGTACATCTCGATCACCATGCGCTCCGGGCGGACCCCCGGGCAGAAACAGGCGCTCTACCGGCGCATCGCCGAACTCGCCCACGCCTACGCGGGCACAGAGCCGGGGAACGTGTTCGTCACCGTGACGGAGAACGAGTCGATCGACTGGTCCCTCGGCAACGGCTTGACGCAGTACGCTCCTTGA
- a CDS encoding amidase produces MTQWAGRTATDIAEAVRRRVVTPREVVAEHLARIDGQDGRIGAFRVVRAAAALAEAEAVGARADLSQLPLAGVPVAVKDNLPVRGETTRNGSAATPATPAAEDHVTVARLRAAGAVVLGLTHVPELCVFGTTDGVHGIARNPWDPTRTAGGSSGGSAAAVAAGLVPIALGNDGMGSLRIPAAHCGLIGLKPGTGRVPVDLGGGWFGMSENGPLATTSADARLMFSVLAGERFDAADGESVASGADEGPRAGRTTPSGHHPLKIAFSARSPIAGVRVSGTYAALARQAARTLGGAGHHVAIAHPPYPLSFGTVVLARWAGGTAQDAEGLDPRLLAPRTRRHAAVGRFAGRLGLLRTDHRAALNKRLDPFFAEYDILLTPALARRGPAAAAWHERGWLANVLVNTVCSPMTPPWNLSGLPALAMPFGTLATGLPGSVQLVGRPGSERQLLNVAAQLEELCPWERTAPTARAHR; encoded by the coding sequence GTGACCCAGTGGGCAGGCCGGACCGCCACCGACATAGCCGAAGCGGTGCGCCGCAGGGTGGTCACACCCCGGGAGGTGGTCGCCGAACACCTCGCCAGGATCGACGGGCAGGACGGGCGGATCGGTGCGTTCCGAGTGGTGCGCGCCGCAGCCGCGCTGGCGGAGGCCGAAGCGGTCGGCGCACGGGCGGACCTGTCCCAACTTCCGCTCGCCGGTGTGCCCGTGGCCGTCAAGGACAATCTGCCGGTACGCGGCGAGACCACGCGCAACGGTTCGGCCGCGACGCCCGCCACACCGGCCGCCGAGGACCATGTCACCGTGGCGCGTCTGCGGGCGGCCGGGGCCGTGGTGCTGGGCCTCACCCACGTACCGGAGCTGTGTGTCTTCGGCACGACGGACGGGGTGCATGGCATCGCGCGCAACCCGTGGGACCCGACGCGCACCGCCGGCGGCTCCTCCGGCGGCAGCGCGGCCGCCGTGGCGGCGGGCCTCGTACCGATCGCGCTCGGCAACGACGGCATGGGTTCGCTGCGCATACCCGCCGCGCACTGCGGCCTCATCGGCCTCAAGCCGGGTACCGGGCGAGTGCCCGTCGATCTCGGCGGCGGCTGGTTCGGGATGTCGGAGAACGGCCCGCTGGCGACGACATCGGCCGACGCACGGCTGATGTTCTCCGTGCTCGCGGGCGAACGGTTCGACGCGGCCGACGGTGAGTCGGTGGCGAGTGGGGCGGACGAGGGGCCGAGGGCAGGCCGCACCACACCGTCCGGCCACCACCCACTCAAGATCGCCTTCTCCGCGCGCAGCCCGATCGCGGGGGTGCGGGTCAGCGGGACGTACGCGGCGCTCGCTCGCCAGGCCGCGCGGACCCTCGGTGGTGCGGGCCACCATGTGGCGATCGCACACCCGCCCTACCCCCTCTCCTTCGGCACCGTCGTCCTCGCCCGCTGGGCCGGGGGCACCGCGCAGGACGCCGAAGGCCTCGACCCGCGGCTGCTCGCTCCCCGCACCCGGCGCCACGCGGCGGTCGGCCGGTTCGCGGGGCGGCTGGGCCTGTTGCGCACGGACCACCGGGCCGCGCTGAACAAGCGCCTCGATCCGTTCTTCGCGGAGTACGACATCCTGCTCACCCCCGCGCTCGCCCGGCGAGGCCCGGCGGCCGCCGCCTGGCACGAGCGCGGATGGCTGGCGAACGTGCTGGTCAACACCGTCTGCTCGCCGATGACTCCGCCCTGGAACCTCTCCGGTCTGCCCGCCCTCGCGATGCCCTTCGGCACTCTGGCGACGGGACTGCCCGGTTCCGTCCAGCTCGTCGGACGGCCCGGCTCGGAACGCCAACTGCTCAATGTGGCAGCCCAGTTGGAAGAACTGTGCCCCTGGGAGCGCACCGCACCCACCGCCCGCGCGCACCGCTGA
- a CDS encoding alpha/beta fold hydrolase, with translation MPYFTSSTDGTKLHFIDYGPAEGPTLVFVNAAYFGTEMWEFQILPLACEGYRCIGLDRRGHGKSEDVWDGYDLDTLADDLGSLLDHLDLHDVTLIGHSIGTTESVRYLTRHGSERVARLALVAGMAPGIVRSDDNPDGLPAEAIEAANETFRRDRAEFFSSGMEDYFALGLPGNDVSAAYAQKVVRDCHGATARAATAIVANFVTLEMAPEIRKIDVPTLVIHGDKDASAPIDLTGRRAAALIPGSVFKLYENGGHGLYVTHAEQLNADLREFTGR, from the coding sequence ATGCCGTACTTCACCAGTTCCACCGACGGGACCAAGCTCCACTTCATCGACTACGGACCGGCCGAAGGACCCACCCTGGTCTTCGTCAACGCCGCTTACTTCGGCACCGAGATGTGGGAGTTCCAGATACTGCCCCTCGCCTGCGAGGGCTACCGCTGCATCGGGCTCGACCGGCGCGGCCACGGCAAGTCCGAGGACGTGTGGGACGGTTACGACCTCGACACGCTCGCCGACGACCTGGGCTCGCTCCTCGACCACCTCGATCTGCACGACGTCACCCTCATCGGGCACTCCATCGGAACCACGGAATCGGTGCGGTACTTGACCCGGCACGGCAGCGAGCGGGTAGCGCGGCTCGCCCTGGTCGCCGGCATGGCACCGGGCATCGTACGCAGTGACGACAACCCCGACGGGCTGCCCGCCGAGGCCATCGAGGCGGCCAACGAGACCTTCCGCAGGGACCGGGCCGAGTTCTTCTCCAGCGGTATGGAGGACTACTTCGCCCTCGGCCTGCCCGGCAACGACGTCTCCGCCGCGTACGCGCAGAAGGTGGTCCGGGACTGCCACGGCGCCACGGCCCGTGCCGCGACCGCCATCGTGGCCAACTTCGTGACCCTGGAAATGGCTCCCGAGATACGGAAGATCGACGTTCCGACGCTCGTGATCCACGGCGACAAGGACGCCTCCGCGCCCATCGATCTCACGGGTCGCCGCGCCGCCGCCCTCATCCCCGGCAGCGTCTTCAAGCTGTACGAGAACGGGGGCCACGGCCTGTACGTCACCCACGCCGAGCAACTCAACGCAGATCTGCGGGAGTTCACCGGCCGCTGA
- a CDS encoding PLP-dependent cysteine synthase family protein, translated as MDVYESALDLIGGTPLVRLRTASPAAVYAKLEYLSIGGSAKDRIGRLMVEQAERDGLLRPGGTIIEATSGNTGIGLALVAAEKGYRSVLVVSDRASVEKVATLRAFGAEVVVKPGGLPRQHPDHPMSTAARIAETTPGAWLANQYDNPANPEAHYLTTGPEIWRQTQGRVTHLVSCIGTGGTISGAGRYLKEVSGNSVQVIGADPASSVYSGGDGRPYFIEAAGHFLHPETTDDVWPTSYHQDVVDRVIPVADRLALDTLRQLAREQGLLVGGSSGTALAAAQQVAAESGPDAVVVVIMPDSGRLYLSKYFNDAWMLRLGFLDGDESRARVADATPPDARATPLPYLNTRTTVGEALAVLRTRELGGAAPVLPAGPCPAGPDRRPTAPELTGSVSLSGLEAAVHDGAATPADPLSDHLDPPLPHFGYGEPAREAHDQLTRTAHDTAVVVHDGCAVALITAADLHAAAR; from the coding sequence ATGGATGTCTACGAGTCTGCACTCGACCTCATCGGCGGCACCCCGCTGGTCCGTCTGCGAACCGCCAGCCCCGCCGCTGTCTACGCCAAACTGGAGTATCTGAGCATCGGGGGCAGCGCCAAGGACCGGATCGGCCGGCTCATGGTCGAGCAGGCGGAGCGGGACGGACTGCTGCGGCCCGGCGGGACCATCATCGAGGCGACCTCCGGCAACACCGGGATCGGACTCGCCCTCGTAGCGGCCGAAAAGGGGTACCGAAGCGTCCTGGTCGTCTCGGACCGGGCCAGCGTGGAGAAGGTCGCCACCCTGCGGGCCTTCGGCGCCGAGGTCGTGGTCAAACCGGGCGGCCTGCCGCGCCAGCACCCCGACCACCCCATGAGCACCGCCGCCCGCATCGCCGAAACGACGCCGGGAGCGTGGCTCGCCAACCAGTACGACAACCCGGCCAACCCCGAGGCCCACTACCTCACCACGGGGCCGGAGATCTGGCGCCAGACCCAGGGGCGCGTGACCCACCTGGTGTCCTGCATCGGCACCGGCGGCACCATCAGTGGTGCCGGCCGGTACCTCAAGGAGGTCAGCGGGAACAGCGTCCAGGTGATCGGGGCGGACCCCGCCTCCTCCGTCTACTCCGGGGGAGACGGCCGCCCCTACTTCATCGAGGCGGCGGGCCACTTCCTGCACCCCGAGACCACCGACGACGTATGGCCCACGTCCTACCACCAGGACGTCGTCGACCGCGTCATCCCCGTCGCCGACCGGCTCGCCCTGGACACCCTGCGTCAACTGGCGCGTGAGCAGGGCCTGTTGGTCGGCGGCTCGTCCGGAACGGCGCTCGCCGCGGCCCAGCAGGTCGCGGCGGAGTCCGGACCCGACGCGGTCGTGGTGGTGATCATGCCGGACTCCGGAAGGCTCTATCTGTCCAAGTACTTCAACGACGCGTGGATGCTGCGCCTGGGCTTCCTCGACGGCGACGAGAGCCGGGCCCGGGTCGCCGACGCCACTCCCCCCGACGCGCGCGCCACGCCGCTGCCCTACCTCAACACCCGCACCACCGTGGGCGAGGCGCTCGCCGTGCTGCGCACCAGGGAGCTCGGCGGCGCGGCACCCGTCCTGCCCGCCGGCCCGTGCCCCGCCGGACCCGACCGCCGCCCCACCGCACCCGAACTCACCGGTTCGGTAAGCCTGTCCGGTCTGGAAGCCGCCGTCCACGACGGCGCGGCCACCCCCGCGGACCCGCTGTCGGACCATCTCGACCCGCCGCTCCCCCACTTCGGCTACGGAGAACCGGCCAGGGAGGCGCACGACCAACTGACCCGGACCGCGCACGACACGGCCGTTGTCGTGCACGACGGCTGCGCCGTGGCCCTGATCACCGCGGCCGATCTGCACGCGGCCGCCCGCTGA